In a single window of the Streptomyces sp. NBC_00285 genome:
- a CDS encoding GGDEF domain-containing protein, with the protein MRSWTDTLRFAFQPVVNLATGAVAGLEILARPETGDILAEARRDPELDGRLAVLAVRAAAHRQTPLPLHVNVFAGTLADLGGLTPLHTAVRETGRLPWEVTIDVGPPYTHVPHQALLEAVTALRGQGFRISADGIGDGDVPLRLLVDMSPDLVKLDASLSARPSAVRAMRTLCDELGALVCVEGVETELHYAAVLSAGAQLAQGVLFAPPSRLPTAQVYVPPRSPGAVAPPRSGPSVREFVRPAALLPATASAGQVRALLTGAPDVSGVLLVDRDGVPFRSVHRSRFLLSMSGRYGHALYADRPAAKLGDPPRVVGIDATAWEVLDVVAVGGEDRTSDDVAVVDRYGRCVGVVRLADLVRALSETRVEEAAGLNPLTRLPGSDAITGEVDRRIADGRTFALSWLDVDHFKQVNDGAGFAAGDELIRSVGRVLQQAAAGTARVGHIGGDDFLVLADPEELAPLAASVLDVPWAAGGWPVTLSLATVVCVPGSVADHRETAACLAPLKKAAKALGGASWVVGRAGMPGYEIRRGTGPQAASTGYAVAEPGTG; encoded by the coding sequence GTGCGCTCATGGACGGACACTCTCCGCTTCGCCTTCCAGCCGGTGGTCAACCTGGCGACCGGTGCGGTGGCAGGACTGGAGATACTCGCCCGTCCCGAGACCGGCGACATCCTGGCGGAGGCCCGCCGCGACCCCGAACTCGACGGCCGGCTCGCGGTGTTGGCGGTACGGGCGGCGGCTCACCGGCAGACTCCGCTGCCGCTGCACGTCAACGTCTTCGCGGGCACGCTCGCCGACCTCGGCGGACTCACCCCGCTGCACACGGCGGTGCGTGAGACGGGGCGGCTGCCGTGGGAGGTCACGATCGACGTGGGTCCGCCGTACACGCATGTACCGCACCAGGCGCTGCTGGAGGCGGTTACGGCGTTGCGGGGGCAGGGCTTCCGGATCAGCGCGGACGGCATCGGGGATGGGGACGTACCGCTGAGACTGCTTGTCGACATGTCGCCCGACCTCGTGAAGCTCGACGCGTCGCTGTCGGCCCGGCCTTCGGCGGTACGGGCGATGCGGACCCTGTGCGACGAACTCGGGGCGCTCGTCTGCGTCGAAGGAGTGGAGACCGAACTCCATTACGCCGCCGTGCTGTCGGCCGGTGCGCAGCTGGCGCAGGGCGTGCTGTTCGCACCGCCGTCCCGGTTGCCCACGGCGCAGGTGTACGTTCCGCCGCGCTCCCCCGGTGCCGTGGCCCCGCCCCGGTCCGGACCGTCGGTGCGGGAGTTCGTGCGCCCCGCCGCGCTGCTGCCGGCCACGGCGTCGGCGGGACAGGTGCGGGCGCTGCTGACCGGGGCGCCCGACGTGTCCGGGGTGCTGCTCGTGGACAGGGACGGGGTGCCGTTCCGCTCGGTGCACCGGTCGCGCTTCCTGTTGTCGATGTCGGGGCGCTACGGACACGCCCTGTACGCCGACCGGCCCGCCGCCAAACTCGGTGATCCGCCGCGGGTGGTCGGCATCGACGCCACCGCGTGGGAGGTCCTGGACGTGGTCGCGGTCGGGGGCGAGGACCGTACGTCGGACGACGTGGCCGTGGTCGACCGGTACGGCCGGTGCGTGGGCGTCGTACGGCTCGCGGACCTCGTACGGGCGCTGAGCGAGACCAGGGTGGAGGAGGCGGCCGGGCTCAACCCGCTGACCCGGCTGCCCGGTTCGGACGCGATCACGGGCGAGGTGGACCGGCGTATCGCGGACGGGCGGACGTTCGCGCTGAGTTGGCTGGACGTCGACCACTTCAAGCAGGTCAACGACGGGGCCGGGTTCGCCGCGGGCGACGAGCTGATCCGCTCGGTGGGACGGGTCCTCCAGCAGGCCGCGGCCGGCACCGCGCGCGTGGGGCACATCGGCGGGGACGACTTCCTGGTGCTGGCGGACCCGGAGGAACTGGCTCCGCTGGCCGCGTCCGTTCTCGACGTTCCCTGGGCGGCAGGCGGGTGGCCCGTGACGCTGTCCCTGGCCACCGTGGTGTGCGTACCGGGCAGTGTGGCGGACCACCGGGAGACAGCGGCGTGTCTCGCACCGTTGAAAAAGGCCGCGAAGGCCCTCGGCGGGGCGAGCTGGGTCGTCGGGCGGGCGGGGATGCCCGGGTACGAGATCCGGCGGGGGACGGGGCCACAGGCCGCTTCGACGGGGTACGCGGTGGCGGAGCCGGGGACGGGCTGA